From Methanobrevibacter sp.:
TTATTGAAATCAACTTCCGGTTCTTGCTGCGGAACAACATTCAAAACAGCCTTTGAGCTTTCATCATAATCATCATTAAAATAGCTACCATCTGATTCAGAATAATCATCCATTACAAATTCTTCATAAGCAGGTTCTTCATAATCATTGAACTCTTTTCTAACTTTTAAAGGACCATTGGAAGTGTTTTTATTTGATGACCTCTCAAAACTTCCAAAAGAAGAACCCATACCTTCACGAGATTCTAAAAATTCTTTAATCTTATTAGTTGTCCTATCAGCATTAGTTTCAACAAAATAACTAATCATAAGTATAATTCCAACGATAGAAATTATTAATCCTACAATTAAAAGGATGTCGATTAAGTTATACACTGTTGTTTCATATGCGATGAGAACACCAATTACAAATAAAATAAAACCTGAAACTAATTTTATTGTATTTCCCACGTTTTCACCCTTATCAATTATTATCACTCTATTATTTAACTATTAATTAATTTATTAAAAACTATTTATAAAGTTAATGGATAAAATAAGAAAAATCAATGCAAAAACATCAAAAGTAATACTTTTTTAAAAAATAGTAATATTAATATAGTAAAAAATCCAACATAATACTGGTGAAAAAAATGAGAAAAATGAAAAAATTCTTCAAAGAAAATTCAGGTCAAGGTGCCGCAGAATACATTCTTCTGTTCGGGGGAGTTATTGTTATTGCATTGCTTGCATTAACAATATACAGATCATACATGAACACTAGCGATGTCAGCTTAAAAGCAAAAGACGACATCATAGATGTTCGAAACACTATCCTTGACAACAGAACCCATGTATAGAAAAAAACTTGACAATAAAGGCCAGGGAAGTGCAGAATTAATCCTAATTATTGGAGGATTAATTATAATTGTGCTTCTAATTGGAAGTTATATGTCCAACATAACTAATCAAACACAAAACAATATGAAAAATGTGTTAAAACAAGAAAGAGATTTTATCTTAAATAAAATATGAAAATGGAGAGATTACTCTCTATTTTCCTACTAAAGTATTTAATATTTCATTCCAAGATTCAGAATTAATATTATTCAATTTCATTGATGTCCTATTTAAAATTCTAATATCCTGCGGACATGCAGTTACACAAGCACCACATAAATTACAGAACTCCAAATTAGTAACAGATTTGCCATCAACTATTGTAACAGCATTACATGGACAAACATCTTGGCATGCATGACATGAATCGCCTTTACAAATTTTTTCGTCAGTTTCAACCAATTCCAATTTACCATCAAATGGTTTAGTAATTGTAATTGCATCAACAGGACAAATTTCTGAACACCATGAACAGCTTACACAGGATTCATCCAAAATAAATGTTGATCCTGTAATTTCTGGAGTTTTAATTTCATCATTATACATACAAGTAGAACAAACTTGCATAATTGCATCTTCAGGACAAATTCTTTTACAAATTCCACAAAATATACATTTAGATAAATCCACACCAATTGAATTGTTTAACAAATCATTACTTGATTTTGGAACATTATTAATTTCAATTGCACCAGCAGGACACATATCTGCACAAAAAGAGCAATAAATACATTTATCTTTATCAATATCTATTTCTCCTCTTACCAAATCAATTGCCTCTGGAAGATTTCTTTCAAAGATAATTGAATCCTGTGGACATACTTGATAGCATCGACCGCAATAAATACAATCATCATCACAAACAGTTGATTCCACTTCCCAAATTGGATAAGATTTCATATCTTTAACATTTGTTCCATCAATAGTCAATGATAATGAATCAAATGGACATGCAACAGAACATAACCCGCAAAATACGCAAGAATCGGAATTAATAGATATTAAATCCATTTCTATTAAACCTCTTGCTATTGGGACAAGAGGTCCTAATCTTAACGATTCGGTTGGACATACCTGAACGCATATTCCACATCCGACACAATTTATATCTTTATAAGATAAATTACGGTGTTCTTCACCACTTCTCTCGATATTAAACATATTATCCCTCACGCTTTGGAGATAGCTTGATTTGGACAATTTTGTATACAAAGATCACAATCGTCACAATTTTCAGGAACGATTTTTACATCCCCATTTTCTTCTATGATTGCTCCTTGTTCACAAAGTTTAATACATAACCCTTGTACAGGACAATTTTCAATGTGTCCACATACATCCGGATCAATTTTTACTGCCATATAACCACCTCTCAATAACATAAAAATATTTTTATGTCAATTAATATTATATCGAATTGCACATATAAACATATCGATATTTTTTTAAAATTATTCTATGAAATTCCCATTTTGATTAATTTCACCACGCCTAATTCGTGTTGAAGAAATAGGATTTCCATCATAGGCTAAAACAAAACTAACAACGACAATATCCAAAGGATTCATTCCTTTAGAAACACGAATTTCATTTATTTCAACAGCAGTAGGTTCAGTTTCCTCACTAACAACAATAGCTTCAAAATCACTGTCAAATATTGTAGTTCCATAAGGATCTTCCAACGGAACAACAACGAAATTTGATTTATCTGCAAAAAAAGATTTAAGATTAGCCATCCTTTCTCTGCAAGAATCAATATCTCCTTTTAAACCTCCAAAAGCATCAGAGGTCACTCCAATTTCAATTTCATTACCTATATCGAAAGCAGTGGATAATAATTTTTTGTGTCCATCATGAAATTTATCAAAAGTTCCACCTACAGCCACTTTATTATACTTTTTAGAATTCATAATATTGTCCAAATTAGCTTGTTAGTTAAATGTTTATTTGAACTTGTATAAATTAATAGCTATAAAAAAAGAGAAAAAATGTTTAAAAAAAAATAAAAAATAGAAAATTAGAATGAAATACTTGAAGAATAACTTTCAAGTTTATATGTATGAGTATTCCA
This genomic window contains:
- a CDS encoding phosphopantetheine adenylyltransferase, with protein sequence MNSKKYNKVAVGGTFDKFHDGHKKLLSTAFDIGNEIEIGVTSDAFGGLKGDIDSCRERMANLKSFFADKSNFVVVPLEDPYGTTIFDSDFEAIVVSEETEPTAVEINEIRVSKGMNPLDIVVVSFVLAYDGNPISSTRIRRGEINQNGNFIE
- a CDS encoding class III signal peptide-containing protein — translated: MRKMKKFFKENSGQGAAEYILLFGGVIVIALLALTIYRSYMNTSDVSLKAKDDIIDVRNTILDNRTHV
- the fwdF gene encoding tungsten-dependent formylmethanofuran dehydrogenase subunit FwdF, which produces MFNIERSGEEHRNLSYKDINCVGCGICVQVCPTESLRLGPLVPIARGLIEMDLISINSDSCVFCGLCSVACPFDSLSLTIDGTNVKDMKSYPIWEVESTVCDDDCIYCGRCYQVCPQDSIIFERNLPEAIDLVRGEIDIDKDKCIYCSFCADMCPAGAIEINNVPKSSNDLLNNSIGVDLSKCIFCGICKRICPEDAIMQVCSTCMYNDEIKTPEITGSTFILDESCVSCSWCSEICPVDAITITKPFDGKLELVETDEKICKGDSCHACQDVCPCNAVTIVDGKSVTNLEFCNLCGACVTACPQDIRILNRTSMKLNNINSESWNEILNTLVGK
- a CDS encoding class III signal peptide-containing protein, with translation MYRKKLDNKGQGSAELILIIGGLIIIVLLIGSYMSNITNQTQNNMKNVLKQERDFILNKI
- a CDS encoding 4Fe-4S binding protein, with product MAVKIDPDVCGHIENCPVQGLCIKLCEQGAIIEENGDVKIVPENCDDCDLCIQNCPNQAISKA